The DNA sequence TATATGTTTGTGGCgaattaatataactttttacgaacaaaaaatttttagtCAATGTCtcataatatgaattaaaagtcaaaatataGTCTAGGAAACAGGCCTTCTATAATTGTCGTCTCCCCATCAAATCCAGGAAAtacaagaataaatataacaatacaatgttaaataatctatatttaattaaatatattttgaataatattttttaccgtTTGATTTTAGGTCAGTGATTACCTAAAGAAGCAAATGGTGCCCCCAGACGGTGGTGAAATCAGCGAGGACGTTAAGCAGATGTTGGAGAGCCATGACAAGCTTGTAGAGGAAATTTTCCAACACGAGGACAAAGACAAGAATGGTTTCATCAGCCATGAAGAATTCTCAGGGCCCAAACACGACGAGctgtaaatttacaaatactcctaattttattactaggaTATAAGATGTAATTAGATTACCTTGTATGtaattcttaaaatttatGACAGACTTTGAAGggctcaaatataatatgtaattcagACATCTTAGTTATTTAAATGGATATGATAATGAGTAGGAatgcatatttaaaaacttatcaCGCATACTATCCCTGCCATCAGTTTGACAAAGTATTCAACGTATATGGAATATTCTTGTTGAAATACAGTTCAAAAATttgagattaaaaaaaatatgtaacgtTTAACATTGTCGAAACTCGTGGTAAATATTCTcaaaatagatattttaattacgcAAGTATCACACATAATAGGAAAATTTTGttcgattttaaaattactcatAATTCATTcaggttatataaatattaaattataaacctATATGTACAATTGTTTTAGTTCGTTGcactatatattatgttatattaagtaggtacattTGATTATATTCGAGTTAGAATTcagaaaaatctttatttgcctaaagttatttattgtGTGTTTTAACGTTGTGTTTTCCTcaataattatagttaatgaaaataaagttatatataattataatcccGTTTCATTATTCTCAATATTACCagcgtataaataaataaaaagtgcgtgcgtacaaagtacacatgtcagaagtgaaacttctttggcaaacttaAGACTTTAAGTCTTgatcatatttatacaaatctaaaactttagatttctgagacttagagggagggaaataggaagatatgttaggaatttaatatatttaattttcattaaaatattaagtgtcaaaaattaatacaaataataaaaatatttttttaatttattgcttcgatagtaaaagcattttaatgtacaattcgtcttttgagattttaataaattgttttgcataaaatataaaatactaatatttcataaattctctttacgaaattttaattttagcaatataatttctataacgtaattcgcccttctcactctctctcaatcggtctcaatcgcacTTTCCCTTTTCGTggcgctaatattattattattgcgtttcatccgttaattttaccctcatgagcctaaagaagtttcacttaaaaaatGTGAGACATAGAAACTATTTTGTCCAGGTAATatccataaaataaaaaaaaaacaggaaCTAAGGCATAACGAAAATAATAGTGCCTAGTGCCTAGTGCTTGCGTAAATGTCactatgaatataaataaacctgaAATGGTTTACCGTATAAaccttactcttttaaaaatacaaattactcAATAAACACAAggattttgtaaaaaataggTTTCATTATCATATGCTCATGTCATTCAACCTTTAATaccctattaaaaaaactactatgTAAATACTAAACCTTCCTTACTATCACAGATAAACACTGATTTTGTGACCCACATGGCGAAACAATaactttttagatttgtaGTCGCTTCGTCTACGATATCGTAAGGGGAAAGTGAAACCTGAGGTTTCAGATTCGATTCCAGGTATTTAATTGCTTGTCTTCCCTCTTTGTCTCTTTGTGAGGACGTGAATAACACGCAAACTTTTGCGTGACGGGTTCGGTAAAATTTCACTGTAAGCTAGCCCTAAAGCTAAGATGGATCAAATAGAAATTGCGCATCACATATAAGAGCTTCTAGAATAATCTATGGACTTTTAGGCTTAAGCgctcataaatattttttaagactaattttgaaaaaaaataccaattaaATTGACGCAGTATTGTtaaacacaaataataaactcaatggatgttaattttttattttataagctacATAAAATTTGTGATAATTATTATGCTGTCCATTATGAACAAAGGCGTTAACCGTTCACTAAACGAAAAATTAGTGactcaacaaaatatattagaacaCAACACAGATAACTTAAGTCTAACTTATTAGTAATAACAttgtaaatgaatattttaataaatgtttgtaaactttatttttatttccaagATCAGTGCAATGTCTTATGCAATTTTGGTGGTGAATTAATGTATAtgattactattttttatgtattccagctcatttagtattttagtaaattgttAGAGTATTAGGGATTTCGACCGTTTACGCCATATTCTTATATTTAGTGAAGAGGTTGTACAGAACACGAAGAGTCGATTTCAGATCTAAATTAACAATAtctgaaacaaacaaattaatatttttatttggtatTTATATTCGTCCTCTGCCGAGTTTGATTTTCAGAGAATCACTAATTGTTTCAGGTGAATTGTCTGGCACAAATCACCTTTTTCCTTTGATTATAAGTAAAACAAGTTCAAAGTTTTCTTTGTGAACACTTGTTTTATCGCGTGATCTTTCATTAGATCAACAttagtggcggagagtttattgccagttcttctcttccgttctacgcccttgatttgagaactggcagtaaatgtaaaattagaagcattaatatttatttctttaatgacgaatcacaagtgtacattgtgttacctacgtgaataaatgatttttgaatttgaattaccGGAAATTGAGATTTTCTTGCGAATGCACATTAACTTGAAAGTAAAAACATTGGTACAAGCTTAGCTTTCTTTAGAACACAGAAACTGTTTGTAACAGGATTCcttgtgatatttttaatacaacaaTAAACAGGTATAaaaggtaagtttttttaagaCTGTTCCAACATACCTTCAGGTCTCGCTTTAGGCTTTGCCAAACCAACATCCTGCATCAGCTCAAACGCGAACGCCACATTGTGTACTTTCTGATCGAAGTCTTTCGGCGTTAAATAGAAATCATAGAGTGGTACGAAGAATCCTTCCAGAAGTCCCATTAAAAGAACAAGACATACGCCATCATGGAACGGACTGTCTAAGTCGGATACCTCCAAATTTACTTTACTTAGATGTTTGTTCACGAATGTTATCAGCGACTGAAAGAATGAACTCTATAAGTCCTGGTCCTGGTAATCCACTTTAGGACACGCGTCACTACTAAACATAATTTGAAAGTATGGAAATAGTACCATCATGATTTGTGAGCATAAAGCCCGTCACAGACttagctataatatatattaatatttttatggctaggcatattactatatattttctatactaaTTTTCCCGTGACCGCACACtcagctataatatatatttctgtgaCGTCACCAAGCGATACcgtaatatacattattgcatattactatatattatggTATAGCAGGACATATTCCGACATATTTTGAATGTGcagcttttttttaatgtttttttattttcatattttgtatttttttttttgtacaaaatatatatttctcagTGTGTGGTAGcttgctataatatatattatagtacggtatattaatatatattatagctaaGTCTGTGATGGGCTTAATTCCGATACAAATTCGAAGGCGTTAATACCGCCAGTCACAGTGATTTTGTCCCAGGCCCCTGGGttcttacataaaaaacataattaatataagataagcataaatgtaatttgtatGGAATTGTGACACGCTTTTGGTGgcttttaactttttgttgaagttttacttcttttGGCACGATGGAGAGAAATGATGAGAGtcaatttttacgatgcgcgcgcacacagACACCTAAATTCTACATCGTAAAGTTCTAGGTGCCAtaaaaatcgataataactatgttcaagttgtatttttatatttaaaacacgtgtttcgtaacagtgcaattaaacaatgtaaataaatattattttggtctttttattaaatcaatctcatatacgacggtgatagtatttactaataatttattatttattagtatatctatatatattgaatattagtgataaaactgatttaaataaactgtttTGAGTGCATTTATAGATTTGAGTTTAATTGTcggtatgtataatttatttacatcgttaattaaaaattattacattattatctaaaaaaaattttttatgttttgttttatttttccatacgccaaagaagtataacttctaacgcgtgtacataagtacaaacacattatttttttttacatttcataAACAAGCTAGGcatgttatgttattaaaaagatTCCTTCCTTTTCTGATTGCTTTACGCGATGATACTAgaggaaaaaaaacaaattacaccTTTACGAGATTAAGACGCGTATTGACAGGTTACATTTACAAACCTTTTTAACAACTTGCAGTTTATCAGGTGCATGGTCAAACAGGGCATCAAATGCATCCCTCTCACATCGCATGCCCAACTCATCATATGTTGTTGTGATGTCTTCTGTGTATGTcctgtattaattttatgtaagttGATTCAACAATTATACTGTATGTATTTGTAAAGCTTTTTACATGATTTCGAAAAAATGGGtaatttttaagataatattaaacataatttgcaTAGCACAGGCACAAACGCATTTTgtgatattgtatttttttgaacttataacttaattttaaagacTTCCAAATCGAAACacactatttaataaaataaatgcaggatttaatttttttacaaacctATGCGAGAGCTGGTTCTGGGCGTCCTTCTTCACAACAACAACACCGACACTGACATTCTCTGGCAACCTGATAGGAGCACGGTAGTGACGAGCAAGAGCCACTAACAAGTGCAGAATCGAAACCAAATTCTTAGAATGAACAGATTCCACACTCCACTTGGTAACAGGTTGTCCTGTACCAAAAAGTACCTGGAATACGGACATAAAtagtcaaaataactttattcatataggtaaacaagtacactggtctagtcgacaagttgaaaatggtacaaaatagagatactgctcttaaaattatgtgcgatagctcattggagataaagttttttattggaaatttcctcttctttcagaatctttttttgaaatttcttaaatattaatagtttgttaaatattggcaaaaaacgaaatgccatttttttttcatctttaattgttcataacttttgaaattttttatgtgctattacacgcttttggcacatttttctagacgtcattccggatccaatgagctatcgcacataattttaagagcagtatctctattttgtaccattttcaacttgtcgactagactacacgtcttatgaacgtcagaaaagaagttaaattaatgttaaattcacatttactagcagttcgcaagtcaagggcgtagagcgggcaagaagaactggcaataaaatctccgccactctttttaatcactaagttttgtaatgtttgaactggagcaaatcaaggattaggatcatttaaatattcttcaaatttataaaaagctttattgattaatttacgtttaacgagagctttaaattaatttagtgataattctctaatttagcttgggagtttgtagtaaaaacgaatacaatttccatataaagagtggtttatcttctggagcctggttggttgtacgcttaaattatttctgtttCTAGTATTAAACTGGTGAAAGGCACCACTTGTTTTAAaattgcttatatttttttgtacatacaacaaggcaAGAACATATTGGAACAGATAGTGTCATCATATTTACCTCCCAAAACTTAAAAGTACTACTTAGTTATTAACACCCTAATGATTGTGTTGTATGTGGTTTAGGACTAATTTTGCATTGTTTATATACAAGTAATAATGAATGAATAATGGAAGCTACATTCATAACAGACAATTTTGCATCAggatcttaaataaatatgttaactTCGATATTAACAATCTCAGGAATAAGGGTGCCTAGCCCACAACATTAACAAGGCTCGTATTGTTATTACTGATGTagaaattaaagattttattagcTTCTTCAAACAATACCTTGTTGACAGCTCGCAATACAACTGCCAATTTTTGTCTCTGTCCTTCTTCACTCTGCGTCACTTCAGGTACATCGAGTTTTGTTTCTTGCAATTTTTCTAGTAGCTTCTGCAGAACCTGACCATCATACAGATCTTCACTGATATCCTTTACAATAATTCTCTGGGCCGCTAACTCATCATTGATCCAATCAATCAATACTTGGATAAGTTCCTGAACTCTTGGCTCTTCTAAGGAACGGGGTTCAATTATTGCCCTGGCTTCAT is a window from the Pieris napi chromosome Z, ilPieNapi1.2, whole genome shotgun sequence genome containing:
- the LOC125062655 gene encoding beta-parvin — protein: MSSPRPKSPRTPVLPKKDDKDESFWDKIGTIGRKKRIKEVQEVQEEGKYAIDSPGSPTAPEIPPEEYSLLDNEARAIIEPRSLEEPRVQELIQVLIDWINDELAAQRIIVKDISEDLYDGQVLQKLLEKLQETKLDVPEVTQSEEGQRQKLAVVLRAVNKVLFGTGQPVTKWSVESVHSKNLVSILHLLVALARHYRAPIRLPENVSVGVVVVKKDAQNQLSHRTYTEDITTTYDELGMRCERDAFDALFDHAPDKLQVVKKSLITFVNKHLSKVNLEVSDLDSPFHDGVCLVLLMGLLEGFFVPLYDFYLTPKDFDQKVHNVAFAFELMQDVGLAKPKARPEDIVNLDLKSTLRVLYNLFTKYKNMA